From the genome of Ralstonia pickettii, one region includes:
- the acnA gene encoding aconitate hydratase AcnA — MPHNLKKTLKEFKVNGGQTGKFYSLPQLGKELGVAIERLPVSIRIVLESVLRNCDGKKVTEEHVQQLANWKPNAERVDEIPFVVARVVLQDFTGVPLLADLAAMRNVAERMGKNPKKIEPLVPVDLVVDHSVQIDHFREKKALDLNMQLEFSRNNERYQFMKWGMQAFDTFGVVQPGFGIVHQVNLEYLARGVHKKDGVYYPDTLVGTDSHTTMINGIGVVGWGVGGIEAEAGMLGQPVYFLTPDVVGVELKGRLREGCTATDLVLTITEMLRKEKVVGKFVEFFGEGTASLSLPDRATIGNMAPEYGATMGFFPVDDKTIDYFKGTGRTKEEIAAFESYFKAQKLFGVPKAGEIDYTKTLTLDLGTVAPSLAGPKRPQDRIEIGNVKSTFSSLFSKPVAENGFNKSAEDLDKTFTTANGVNVKSGDVLIAAITSCTNTSNPSVLLAAGLLAKKAVEAGLEVAPHIKTSLAPGSRVVTKYLEAAGLLPYLEKLGFGVTAYGCTTCIGNAGDLTPELNEAIVKNDIVAAAVLSGNRNFEARIHPNIRANFLASPPLVVAYAIAGNVTRDLMTEPVGKGKKGKDVYLGDIWPTSDEIAKLMKFAMNADTFRTNYEQVKKPSKLWANVKGTKGQVYDWPKSTYIAEPPFFEGFGMTPAVASASVKGARALGVFGDSVTTDHISPAGSIKETSPAGKYLLANGVLKADFNSYGSRRGNHEVMMRGTFANVRIKNLMIPAKADGSRVEGGETLFQPSGEQMSIYDAAMKYIAEGTPTVVFGGEEYGTGSSRDWAAKGTQLLGVKAVIARSFERIHRSNLVGMGVLPLQFKGSDSAQSLGIVGDETFDIEGLDGEIKPQQDVTLVIHRANGETTRAQVLLRIDTPIEVDYYKHGGILPFVLRQLLAA, encoded by the coding sequence ATGCCCCACAATCTGAAAAAAACACTCAAGGAATTTAAGGTCAACGGCGGCCAGACCGGCAAGTTCTACTCCCTGCCGCAACTGGGCAAGGAGCTGGGCGTGGCGATCGAGCGCCTGCCGGTGTCGATCCGCATCGTGCTGGAGTCCGTGCTGCGCAACTGCGACGGCAAGAAGGTGACCGAAGAGCACGTCCAACAATTGGCCAACTGGAAGCCGAACGCCGAGCGCGTTGACGAAATCCCGTTCGTGGTGGCCCGCGTGGTGCTGCAGGACTTTACCGGCGTGCCGCTGCTGGCCGACCTGGCCGCCATGCGCAACGTGGCCGAGCGCATGGGCAAGAACCCCAAGAAGATCGAGCCGCTCGTGCCGGTCGACCTGGTGGTGGACCACTCGGTGCAGATTGACCACTTCCGCGAGAAGAAGGCGCTGGACCTGAACATGCAACTGGAGTTCTCGCGCAACAACGAGCGCTACCAGTTCATGAAGTGGGGCATGCAGGCATTCGACACGTTTGGCGTGGTGCAGCCGGGCTTCGGCATCGTCCACCAGGTCAACCTGGAGTACCTGGCACGCGGCGTCCATAAGAAGGACGGCGTGTACTACCCGGATACGCTGGTCGGCACCGACAGCCACACCACCATGATCAACGGGATTGGCGTGGTGGGCTGGGGCGTGGGCGGCATCGAGGCAGAAGCCGGCATGCTGGGCCAGCCGGTGTATTTCCTGACGCCGGACGTCGTAGGCGTGGAGCTGAAGGGCCGCCTCCGCGAAGGCTGCACGGCAACCGACCTGGTGCTCACGATCACGGAAATGCTGCGCAAGGAAAAGGTCGTCGGCAAGTTCGTCGAATTCTTCGGCGAAGGCACGGCCAGCCTGTCTCTGCCGGACCGCGCGACCATCGGCAACATGGCACCGGAATACGGCGCCACGATGGGCTTCTTCCCGGTCGACGACAAGACCATCGATTACTTCAAGGGCACGGGCCGCACGAAAGAGGAAATCGCTGCGTTCGAAAGCTACTTCAAGGCGCAGAAGCTGTTCGGCGTGCCGAAGGCTGGCGAAATCGACTACACCAAGACGCTGACGCTGGATCTCGGCACGGTGGCGCCGTCGCTGGCCGGCCCGAAGCGCCCGCAAGACCGCATCGAAATCGGCAACGTGAAATCGACGTTCTCGTCGCTGTTCTCGAAGCCCGTTGCGGAGAACGGCTTCAACAAGAGCGCCGAAGACCTCGACAAGACCTTCACGACCGCCAACGGCGTGAACGTGAAGAGCGGCGACGTGCTGATCGCGGCCATCACTTCGTGCACGAACACGTCCAACCCGAGCGTGCTGCTGGCAGCCGGCCTGCTCGCCAAAAAGGCCGTCGAAGCCGGCTTGGAAGTGGCACCGCACATCAAGACCTCGCTCGCCCCGGGGAGCCGTGTGGTGACGAAGTATCTGGAAGCCGCCGGCCTGCTGCCGTACCTGGAAAAGCTGGGCTTTGGCGTGACGGCCTACGGCTGCACGACCTGTATCGGCAATGCCGGCGATCTGACGCCGGAATTGAACGAAGCTATCGTGAAGAACGACATCGTTGCTGCCGCCGTGCTGTCGGGCAACCGCAACTTTGAAGCGCGTATCCACCCGAACATCCGCGCCAACTTCCTGGCTTCGCCCCCGCTGGTCGTCGCCTACGCGATCGCCGGCAACGTGACGCGCGACCTCATGACCGAACCGGTCGGCAAGGGCAAGAAGGGCAAGGACGTCTACCTGGGCGACATTTGGCCGACCTCGGACGAAATCGCCAAGCTGATGAAGTTCGCAATGAACGCCGACACGTTCCGCACGAACTACGAACAGGTCAAGAAGCCGTCCAAGCTGTGGGCCAACGTCAAGGGCACGAAGGGTCAGGTCTACGACTGGCCGAAGTCCACGTACATCGCCGAGCCGCCGTTCTTCGAAGGTTTTGGCATGACGCCGGCTGTTGCCTCGGCATCGGTCAAGGGCGCCCGCGCACTGGGCGTCTTCGGCGATTCCGTGACGACCGACCATATCTCCCCGGCCGGTTCGATCAAGGAAACGTCGCCGGCCGGCAAATACCTGCTGGCCAATGGCGTGCTGAAGGCCGACTTCAACAGCTACGGCTCGCGCCGCGGCAACCATGAGGTGATGATGCGCGGCACGTTCGCCAACGTGCGTATCAAGAACCTGATGATCCCCGCCAAGGCCGACGGTTCGCGCGTGGAAGGCGGCGAAACGCTGTTCCAGCCGAGCGGCGAACAAATGTCGATTTACGACGCCGCCATGAAGTACATCGCCGAAGGCACGCCGACGGTCGTGTTCGGTGGCGAAGAGTACGGCACGGGCAGCTCGCGCGACTGGGCCGCCAAGGGCACGCAGCTGCTGGGCGTGAAGGCTGTGATCGCACGCAGCTTCGAGCGTATTCACCGCTCGAACCTGGTTGGCATGGGCGTGTTGCCGCTGCAGTTCAAGGGCAGCGACTCGGCGCAGTCGCTGGGCATCGTGGGAGACGAAACCTTCGACATCGAGGGCCTGGACGGCGAAATCAAGCCGCAACAGGACGTCACCCTGGTCATCCACCGCGCCAACGGCGAGACCACGCGTGCACAAGTGCTGCTGCGCATCGACACGCCGATCGAAGTTGACTACTACAAGCACGGCGGGATCCTGCCGTTCGTGCTGCGTCAGCTGCTGGCGGCTTAA
- the yaaA gene encoding peroxide stress protein YaaA, translating into MIIVLSPAKSLDYDTPPRTKTHTLPDFIERSAELIDVLRKLSPAQIGTLMHISDPLAALNATRYADWSPEFTAENSKQAALAFDGDVYGGLDANSLAVDDLQFAQKHLRILSGLYGVLRPLDWMQPYRLEMGTRLVNPRGKDLYAFWGDDVTLALNKLFKQDDDPVLVNLASEEYFKVVRPKVLKARIVTPVFEDWKNGQYKIISFYAKRARGLMARYAIEHRITDPRKLKAFDVDGYAFVAADSDDERWIFRRKLT; encoded by the coding sequence ATGATCATCGTCCTCTCGCCGGCCAAGTCGCTCGACTACGACACGCCGCCGCGCACCAAGACCCACACGCTGCCCGATTTCATCGAGCGCTCCGCAGAACTCATTGACGTGCTTCGCAAGCTGTCGCCGGCCCAGATCGGCACGCTTATGCACATTTCCGACCCGTTGGCGGCGCTCAATGCCACGCGCTATGCCGATTGGTCGCCCGAATTCACGGCCGAAAACAGCAAGCAGGCCGCACTGGCCTTCGACGGCGATGTCTACGGCGGGCTCGATGCCAACTCGCTGGCGGTGGACGATCTGCAGTTCGCGCAGAAGCATCTGCGGATTCTGTCGGGGCTTTACGGCGTGCTGCGCCCGCTCGACTGGATGCAGCCGTATCGCCTCGAAATGGGCACGCGCCTGGTCAATCCGCGCGGCAAGGATTTGTACGCCTTCTGGGGCGATGACGTGACGCTTGCGCTTAACAAGCTCTTCAAGCAGGACGACGACCCCGTGCTCGTCAATCTCGCGTCGGAAGAGTATTTCAAGGTGGTGCGGCCCAAGGTGCTCAAGGCCCGCATCGTCACGCCGGTGTTTGAGGACTGGAAGAACGGCCAGTACAAGATCATTTCGTTCTATGCGAAGCGTGCGCGCGGTCTGATGGCGCGCTATGCGATCGAGCACCGCATCACCGATCCGCGCAAGCTGAAGGCGTTCGATGTCGACGGCTATGCTTTTGTCGCTGCCGATTCCGACGACGAGCGCTGGATCTTCCGCCGCAAGCTCACCTGA
- a CDS encoding M14 family metallopeptidase, whose translation MTATQPHISSAFDSGAIEIVDAARADAIRLRIRRDSHADFTQWFHFRLQGVLGQACTLALENAGECTYASGWKDYRAVASYDREHWFRVPTRYDGKTLTIEVTPEHDSIWFAYFEPYSDERHLSLVAAAQTRPGVRTQRLGQTVQGRDMTSITVGEPGPGKKNVWIIARQHPGETMAEWFVEGLLARLTRQGVWSGDPVGRVLAERAVFHIVPNMNPDGSLLGNLRTNAAGANLNREWMEPDAQRSPEVLAVRQAIEQTGVDLFFDIHGDEALPYVFVAGSEMLPGFTDAQRADQDRFVAAFLRASPDFQTRYGYEASKYNEDALKLASKYIGHTYGCLSLTLEMPFKDNADLPDARVGWDGARSAALGAAMLQAILEYLG comes from the coding sequence ATGACAGCCACGCAACCGCACATCTCCAGCGCGTTCGACAGCGGCGCCATCGAAATCGTCGATGCCGCCCGCGCCGATGCCATCCGCCTGCGCATTCGCCGCGATTCGCACGCCGACTTCACGCAATGGTTTCACTTCCGCCTGCAAGGGGTGCTGGGCCAGGCCTGCACGCTTGCGCTGGAAAACGCCGGCGAATGCACCTATGCCTCCGGCTGGAAGGACTACCGTGCCGTCGCCTCGTACGACCGCGAGCATTGGTTCCGCGTGCCGACCCGCTATGACGGCAAGACGTTGACGATCGAGGTGACGCCCGAGCACGACAGCATCTGGTTTGCCTATTTCGAGCCGTATTCGGACGAGCGACACCTCTCGCTCGTGGCCGCTGCGCAAACGAGGCCAGGTGTGCGCACCCAGCGCTTGGGGCAAACGGTGCAGGGCCGCGACATGACGAGCATCACCGTCGGCGAACCCGGTCCCGGCAAGAAAAACGTGTGGATCATCGCGCGCCAGCATCCGGGCGAGACGATGGCCGAGTGGTTCGTTGAAGGGCTGCTCGCACGTCTGACGCGTCAGGGGGTCTGGAGTGGCGATCCCGTCGGTCGCGTGCTTGCCGAGCGCGCCGTCTTTCATATCGTGCCGAACATGAACCCGGACGGCTCCTTGCTGGGCAACCTGCGCACCAACGCGGCCGGTGCCAACCTGAACCGCGAATGGATGGAACCCGATGCGCAGCGCAGCCCCGAGGTGCTGGCGGTGCGTCAGGCGATCGAGCAAACCGGCGTCGACCTGTTTTTCGACATCCACGGCGACGAGGCGCTGCCTTATGTGTTCGTGGCGGGCAGCGAAATGCTGCCGGGCTTTACCGATGCACAGCGTGCCGACCAGGACCGCTTTGTCGCGGCGTTCCTGCGTGCGTCCCCCGATTTCCAGACGCGATACGGCTACGAGGCCAGCAAGTACAACGAAGACGCGCTGAAGCTCGCCTCCAAGTACATCGGCCACACGTATGGCTGTCTGTCGTTGACGCTGGAAATGCCGTTCAAGGACAACGCCGACCTGCCCGACGCACGCGTGGGCTGGGACGGCGCCCGCAGCGCCGCATTGGGTGCGGCCATGCTGCAGGCGATCCTGGAGTATCTCGGCTGA
- a CDS encoding BspC domain-containing protein produces MLRPKLLCLGVVALLAACSNLQTEPTNPSGQATNATPSTPAAQAKPVIQPAATTPPIVFGSTDSSGTTTVNLPSKDKMSLSEYRAQTRDRLIQSEGARPDVADCAAHASWIIPRSTNFDQFRLPTGALSNDQAKVEPWDSRFSSSKQGAIKVSSVITFNAAVHKRGTGNDQWEPVRVRCGYDEGMMLAYELLDANGQPFAAPAAAPASSTARTHCRRGHRCTTSAAARGKSTAKGKASTKATAKSAKGSGTAKTKSTAASKSTAKSTAKKTTKKSSSN; encoded by the coding sequence ATGTTGCGACCCAAACTACTCTGTCTCGGCGTCGTCGCTTTGCTGGCCGCCTGCTCCAACTTGCAGACTGAACCGACCAACCCGTCGGGCCAGGCCACCAACGCCACGCCGAGCACCCCGGCCGCTCAAGCCAAGCCGGTTATCCAGCCCGCCGCCACCACGCCGCCCATCGTCTTCGGTTCGACCGACAGCAGCGGCACCACCACGGTCAACCTGCCGTCCAAGGACAAAATGAGCCTGTCCGAGTACCGCGCACAAACCCGTGACCGCCTGATTCAATCGGAAGGTGCCCGCCCCGACGTGGCCGACTGCGCCGCGCATGCGAGCTGGATCATTCCGCGCTCGACCAATTTCGATCAGTTCCGCCTTCCTACCGGTGCGCTTTCCAACGACCAGGCCAAGGTCGAGCCGTGGGACTCGCGCTTCTCGTCCAGCAAGCAAGGCGCCATCAAGGTGTCGAGCGTGATCACTTTCAATGCCGCCGTGCACAAGCGCGGTACGGGCAATGACCAGTGGGAACCCGTGCGGGTGCGCTGCGGGTACGACGAAGGGATGATGCTGGCGTATGAGCTGCTCGACGCCAATGGCCAGCCGTTCGCCGCGCCGGCCGCTGCGCCCGCGTCGTCGACAGCGCGCACGCATTGCCGCCGCGGCCATCGCTGCACGACCAGTGCGGCGGCGCGCGGGAAGAGCACAGCCAAGGGTAAGGCCTCGACAAAAGCGACGGCCAAGTCTGCCAAGGGTAGCGGCACGGCCAAGACCAAGTCGACCGCGGCAAGCAAATCCACCGCCAAATCGACGGCCAAAAAGACGACGAAGAAGTCGTCCTCGAACTAA
- a CDS encoding pyridoxal phosphate-dependent aminotransferase — protein MTTVESLAPIAPPPSRLPNVGTTIFTVMSALAVEKQAVNLGQGFPDFDCDPRIVDAVSDAMRAGLNQYPPMTGVPALRQAIAAKVANLYGHAYDADREITITAGATQALLTTVLCCVHPGDEVIVFEPTYDSYIPSIELAGGKVVPITLNAPDFRIPFDTLAAAITPRTRLIMLNTPHNPTGTVWHADDMRKLAEILAPTNVLLLSDEVYEHMVYDGVPHASVARIPELARRAFVVSSFGKTYHVTGWKVGYVAAPVALMAEFRKVHQFNVFTVNTPVQHGLATYMADPRPYLELPAFYQRKRDLFRAGLENTRFKLLPCQGTYFQCVDYSAISDLPEAEFAKWLTSEIGVAAIPVSAFYSQPHESGVVRFCFAKKDETLQVALERLSKV, from the coding sequence ATGACCACTGTTGAATCGCTCGCACCCATCGCCCCGCCGCCGTCGCGCCTGCCGAATGTCGGCACCACCATCTTTACCGTGATGTCCGCGCTGGCCGTGGAAAAGCAGGCCGTCAACCTGGGCCAGGGCTTTCCTGATTTCGATTGCGACCCGCGCATCGTCGATGCGGTGTCCGACGCCATGCGCGCCGGCCTGAACCAGTACCCGCCGATGACGGGCGTGCCTGCCCTGCGCCAGGCCATCGCCGCCAAGGTCGCCAATCTGTACGGCCACGCTTACGATGCCGACCGCGAGATCACCATCACCGCCGGCGCCACGCAGGCGCTGCTGACGACCGTGCTGTGCTGCGTGCATCCGGGCGACGAAGTCATCGTGTTCGAGCCGACGTACGACAGCTACATTCCGTCGATTGAACTGGCGGGCGGCAAAGTCGTGCCGATCACGCTGAACGCGCCGGACTTTCGCATCCCGTTCGACACGCTGGCCGCGGCCATCACGCCGCGCACGCGCCTGATCATGCTCAACACGCCGCACAACCCGACCGGCACGGTCTGGCATGCGGACGACATGCGCAAGCTCGCCGAGATCCTGGCGCCGACCAACGTGCTGCTGCTCTCCGATGAGGTGTACGAGCACATGGTGTACGACGGCGTGCCGCATGCCTCGGTGGCGCGCATTCCCGAGCTGGCGCGTCGCGCTTTCGTGGTGTCGAGCTTCGGCAAGACGTATCACGTGACGGGCTGGAAGGTCGGCTACGTGGCCGCCCCCGTCGCGCTCATGGCGGAATTCCGCAAGGTGCACCAGTTCAACGTGTTCACCGTCAACACGCCGGTGCAGCACGGCCTGGCGACCTACATGGCGGATCCGCGTCCGTATCTGGAGTTGCCGGCGTTCTACCAACGCAAGCGCGACCTCTTCCGCGCCGGGCTGGAGAACACGCGCTTCAAGCTGCTGCCCTGCCAGGGGACGTACTTCCAGTGCGTGGATTACAGCGCCATCTCCGATCTGCCCGAGGCCGAGTTCGCCAAGTGGCTGACGAGCGAGATCGGCGTGGCGGCGATCCCCGTATCGGCGTTCTATTCGCAGCCGCACGAATCGGGCGTGGTGCGCTTCTGCTTCGCCAAGAAAGACGAAACGCTCCAGGTTGCGCTGGAGCGCTTGTCGAAGGTGTAA
- a CDS encoding DUF2863 family protein: MAGFRSKAPQRLSPDAERLVADALALDASGSRIEDVYWEQRLSERLSRLLKNGSQTALDAALDHLFKHNEEASDVLAEQAETLAESAILSSGGVEYDALLIAAPILAHTRYMIPSGTIKPEMAQTLQVHLQAHVMASNARVALAPYLYSIDQLPRTHSDTFALTHKLAAYALAGQPAKVELRDMPETAPILADPRYLVAIVVAQHGQALFRWQEDSKEHHAERSACLEQWREQVTPTISALMPGCEFDLLLPDAFFLSCRESDKQIRPLTVRAAVNYLQGALDMPANRFGAIIGAFGEEQIEEYRVAFTVRGEKDLIYGIVWPVYGRDGGATDVTAEGEPGSPLEQICDELRACGIEDIFRHGQLFEPEYCEDCGAPLYADRSAEIVHAEMPEDAPTQQPLFH; this comes from the coding sequence ATGGCAGGATTCCGCTCCAAGGCTCCCCAACGTCTTTCCCCCGATGCAGAACGGCTGGTGGCCGATGCGCTGGCGCTGGACGCGTCGGGCAGTCGCATCGAAGACGTCTATTGGGAACAAAGGCTGTCCGAACGTCTTTCCCGGCTGCTCAAGAACGGCAGCCAGACCGCGCTCGACGCCGCGCTAGATCATCTTTTCAAGCACAACGAGGAAGCCTCCGACGTGCTGGCCGAACAGGCCGAGACACTGGCTGAATCGGCCATCCTCAGCTCGGGCGGCGTCGAATATGACGCGCTGCTGATCGCAGCGCCCATCCTGGCACACACGCGTTACATGATCCCGTCGGGCACCATCAAGCCCGAGATGGCGCAAACGCTCCAGGTACACCTGCAGGCCCACGTGATGGCTTCCAACGCCCGCGTGGCACTCGCGCCGTACCTGTACAGCATCGACCAGTTGCCGCGCACCCATTCCGACACCTTTGCGCTCACGCACAAGCTGGCCGCCTATGCGCTGGCCGGGCAGCCGGCAAAGGTCGAATTGCGTGACATGCCCGAGACGGCACCGATCCTGGCCGATCCTCGCTACCTGGTAGCGATCGTCGTGGCCCAGCACGGTCAGGCGCTGTTTCGCTGGCAGGAAGACTCCAAGGAGCATCACGCCGAGCGTTCCGCCTGCCTGGAGCAATGGCGCGAGCAGGTCACGCCGACCATCTCCGCGCTGATGCCGGGCTGCGAGTTCGACCTGCTGCTGCCCGACGCCTTCTTCCTGTCCTGCCGCGAGTCCGACAAGCAGATCCGCCCGTTGACCGTGCGTGCTGCCGTCAATTACTTGCAGGGCGCGCTCGACATGCCCGCCAACCGCTTCGGCGCCATCATCGGCGCATTCGGCGAAGAGCAGATCGAGGAATACCGCGTGGCCTTCACGGTGCGCGGCGAGAAAGACCTGATCTACGGCATCGTCTGGCCCGTGTACGGCCGCGATGGCGGAGCCACGGATGTCACTGCGGAAGGCGAACCGGGCAGCCCACTTGAGCAGATCTGCGATGAGCTGCGCGCCTGCGGCATCGAAGATATCTTCCGCCACGGTCAGCTCTTCGAGCCCGAGTATTGCGAAGACTGCGGAGCCCCGCTCTATGCAGACCGCTCGGCCGAAATCGTCCACGCAGAAATGCCGGAAGACGCACCGACCCAGCAGCCGCTGTTCCACTGA
- a CDS encoding ABC transporter substrate-binding protein: MTTRPLLCVPIRALIRSFAAGALAAAAAMPFAAQADDLRIGLSADVTSMDPQWNNAGPNNAMALHIFESLVFLDKNGRYTPGLATSWKPVDANTWEIKLRPNVKWSDGTPFTGEDVKASIERPARLTNSPGPFTSYTKSITEVQIVDPLTVRLKLSTPNYASIPNDLNSLPIIPKKVADASQADFDAGRAMIGTGPFLFDHFTRGQEIVLKKNPHYWGRVPQWDKVTFKIITDNAARTAALLSGDVDVVEAVPAADVPRIKQDPKFHLEQQVSWRTIFWQMDQSRDTSPFVTDKSGKPLAKNPLKDHRVREAIALAINRDAIVSRVLEGQGVVASSIVSPQIFGHPGGKPIAYDPARAKKLLAEAGYPDGFGLTLHATNNRYLNDAQVAQTTAQLLTRIGIQTKVETLPVAAYFSRARQGEFSFMMLGWGSVAADVALRSILGTPNAQTGYGSWNWGRYSNPELDKLVQTSLSTVSSEQAHEQAAKTAARFAQTDYAIIPSHHQLATWAMRKGIRYEARTDEWSLAWLFTKQ, translated from the coding sequence ATGACAACACGTCCCCTCTTGTGTGTTCCCATCCGCGCCTTGATTCGCAGTTTCGCCGCAGGCGCATTGGCTGCGGCCGCCGCGATGCCGTTCGCGGCGCAGGCCGACGACTTGCGCATCGGCCTGTCCGCCGACGTCACGTCGATGGACCCGCAGTGGAACAACGCCGGCCCCAACAACGCCATGGCGCTGCACATCTTCGAGTCGCTTGTCTTTCTCGACAAGAACGGCCGCTACACGCCTGGCTTGGCCACGTCTTGGAAGCCCGTCGACGCTAACACCTGGGAGATCAAGCTCCGCCCCAACGTGAAGTGGAGCGACGGCACGCCGTTCACCGGCGAAGACGTGAAGGCATCGATCGAGCGCCCGGCACGCCTGACGAACAGCCCGGGCCCGTTCACGAGCTATACCAAGTCGATTACCGAAGTACAGATCGTCGATCCGCTCACGGTGCGCCTGAAATTGTCGACACCGAATTACGCAAGCATTCCCAACGATCTGAACAGCCTGCCCATCATTCCGAAGAAGGTGGCAGACGCCTCGCAGGCGGACTTTGATGCGGGCCGCGCCATGATCGGTACGGGCCCGTTCCTGTTCGACCACTTCACGCGCGGGCAGGAAATCGTGCTGAAGAAGAACCCGCACTATTGGGGCCGCGTGCCGCAGTGGGACAAGGTGACCTTCAAGATCATCACGGACAATGCCGCGCGTACAGCCGCGCTGCTCTCGGGCGATGTGGATGTCGTCGAGGCCGTACCGGCTGCGGACGTGCCGCGCATCAAGCAAGACCCCAAATTCCACCTCGAACAGCAGGTGTCGTGGCGCACGATTTTCTGGCAGATGGACCAGAGTCGCGATACGTCGCCGTTCGTGACCGACAAATCCGGCAAACCGCTGGCCAAGAACCCACTCAAGGACCATCGCGTGCGTGAGGCCATCGCGCTGGCCATCAACCGCGATGCCATCGTCAGCCGCGTGCTGGAGGGCCAGGGCGTCGTGGCATCGAGCATCGTGTCGCCGCAGATCTTCGGGCACCCGGGCGGCAAGCCGATCGCATATGACCCGGCACGCGCCAAGAAACTTCTTGCCGAGGCCGGTTACCCGGACGGGTTCGGGCTCACGCTGCACGCAACCAACAACCGGTATCTGAACGATGCGCAGGTCGCGCAGACCACCGCCCAGCTGCTCACGCGCATCGGCATACAAACGAAGGTGGAAACCTTGCCGGTGGCAGCGTACTTCTCGCGCGCGCGTCAGGGCGAATTCTCGTTCATGATGCTCGGCTGGGGCTCGGTGGCGGCGGACGTGGCGCTGCGCAGCATTCTCGGCACGCCCAACGCGCAAACCGGTTATGGCTCGTGGAACTGGGGCCGCTACAGCAATCCGGAGCTGGACAAACTGGTACAGACGTCGCTCTCAACGGTCTCGAGCGAACAGGCACACGAGCAGGCCGCCAAGACCGCGGCGCGCTTTGCCCAGACCGACTACGCGATCATCCCGTCCCATCACCAGCTCGCCACGTGGGCCATGCGCAAGGGCATTCGCTACGAGGCGCGCACCGACGAATGGTCGCTCGCGTGGTTGTTCACCAAGCAGTGA
- a CDS encoding putative toxin-antitoxin system toxin component, PIN family — protein MADAAALAHSTQAPTPRVVLDSNIWVDILIFDDAVARPIRAALEAGRLDAIISPACREELRRVLGYPQFARYAVDAQAALAWVDRVTRSVADPEHAARVQGEAFVPRCKDRDDQKFLALADAADVAYLVSKDRAVLKLKRRMAKYCDVAVLPPKQFVALVQLENTPLAAIPNQA, from the coding sequence ATGGCAGACGCTGCCGCCCTCGCCCACTCCACCCAGGCTCCGACCCCGCGCGTGGTGCTGGACTCCAACATCTGGGTCGACATCCTGATCTTCGACGATGCGGTTGCGCGCCCCATCCGCGCTGCGCTGGAAGCCGGCCGGCTGGACGCCATCATCAGCCCCGCCTGCCGCGAAGAACTGCGCCGCGTGCTCGGCTATCCGCAATTCGCCCGCTACGCCGTCGACGCGCAGGCCGCACTCGCGTGGGTCGATCGCGTGACCCGATCCGTCGCCGATCCTGAACATGCGGCCCGCGTGCAAGGCGAAGCGTTCGTCCCGCGCTGCAAGGATCGCGACGACCAGAAATTTCTCGCCCTCGCCGATGCCGCCGACGTTGCCTATCTCGTTTCCAAGGACCGCGCCGTGCTCAAGCTCAAGCGCCGCATGGCTAAGTATTGCGACGTGGCGGTGCTGCCGCCCAAGCAGTTCGTCGCGCTGGTCCAGTTGGAAAACACGCCCCTTGCTGCCATCCCGAATCAAGCTTGA